The nucleotide window GCTAAAGAATCTTTAAGATTTTGTTCATTGGAGAAATTATTAACAATATTCTCTAAAAATTCCTTGTCATCTGCCTTTCCGGATTCCTTAAATTCATTTGCTATTTGAGTCATCAATGGAACTGCCCTTACAATATTGTCTACAATGCTTATGGTTGACATTTTGGCGGTTCTTGAGAGAGGATTCAAGTCTATGCAAATGATTTTCTTGCCGTTTTGAACCAATACCTCTGCTCTATCTCCATCCTCAAGAGGAACAATCATAACATCTGCGATATAACTTCCTTCTTTGCTTGCAGTAGCTCTTGGGCTGTTTAGGTTGTCTATATACAAGAGTTCATCATCATTTGTGCCGAGAATGTCTTCCCATCCTCTTTCCTTAAACATTCTTGTAATTATTTCAACTCTTTCTGGAGTTCTATAGAACAGGTTGATTTCAATTTTAGAATCTGTTGCCTTTGCAAGCTCTATGATTTCATCAATAGCTAATGCAGTTGTATTTCCATTCACTGACAATACAGGATTTTCAGCAAGCAATATGGTTGCAACAGCTGCTTCACATGCCTTTTCAGCGGTTTCTGTAGTTTTCTCTCCTATCAAGTAATCGAATGTTTCCCCTCTTCCATGGGCAATCATTCCAGAATCTGCCAAATATCCTTCCTTAAAGGCATTCTTTACTTTATCTCTTAATAATAATGATTTGTAACGTGGATGAGTTTTAGGTATCATATATATTAATATGGTTAAATTGATTAATAAAAGTATAGTTAAAGGGATTTTAGTCAATTGATTATGAATGTAATAATAATTAGAAAAATTAATTGTATTTATTTATATGATAAGCAATAAACTATAATTAATTGTTAATTATTTGATTAATTTGCTATTTAATTAAAATTTTTAAGAATTTTTAACAAATTTATGGAGAATTACTATGGATGAAAGAGTTGAAAATCCGGAACTTAAAGAAATCATGAAAACCAGACCTGAAGAAATGAATGAAGATCAATTGGAAGCTTTTGTAGATGCATTTATGGAAGCTACTTTCATCATTCCAGCTGAATTGAATTCAGATGTTGAAGCTCTTGAAGGAAAAACAGATGAGGAAATAGCTTTAGATGAAGAGATTGACCTTGAAATCATGAAACTTGAAGATGAGGATGGAAATGTTCTCTTCCCAATTTACACTGATGATGATGAGCTTGAAAAATTAGCTGCAGAAGAGGATTTTGACGTTTTCGGATTAGTCATTTCTGCTGAAGACCTTGCAATGCTACTCGCTGAAACCGAAGAGGATGATTTTGATGGTGTTGTAATCAATCCATTCCATGAAAATGCTGTAGAACTTCCATTGGAAGCTATTTTCGAGCTTTATGATTTTGAAGAATGTGATGACCCTGATTGTGATGACCCAACTCATAATCATTAAATAAAATAATAAAGACATGTTGTTTAGCAGATTTAGAAGAAAAATAATGATCTAATGGTTAAGAACCCATCTGAAGAAGTCTTAAAAGCCCATAATGATGCTGAAATAATCATTAAGGAGAACAATATAGACAGGTTCCTATTGAACATGTTTATGGAAAAGAAAGGAATCAATAAGTTCCATACCACTCCAGAGCTTGTAAATGGGTTCTTGAATTCAGATTGGTTCTTAAACCTTGACCTTAAATGTCTGCTTCAAATAAACGATGAATCAAAAAGAATTCGCACTAATGCTTTTTTAACTAAAAAAGAGATATTTTTCAAAGAAAAAGAGAATATGAAAATAGACGTAGACGATATCATGGATTGCAGAATCGACGGAAAAAAGTGGATATAATCTGTGATAGCGTCTCTTATAAGGTCATGTTCACTAATAAGAACTTGGCAAAGCTATTCTTTGATTATATCTCAAGATAATTTAGTCATTTGTTTCCTTATGGAAATATTCATAAACATTGTTTGCTGCTTTTTCATTCATTCCATTAACTTCTTTTATCTCATCGATGCTTGCATTTTTAATGGATTCTAAATCTCCAAAATGTCTTAAAATCTCTATTTTTCTTTTTTTACCTATACCAACAATATTATCCAATGGAGATTCCTCAATCTTTTTGGACCTTAATTTCCTATGGTATGTAACAGCGAATCTGTGGGATTCGTCCCTAACTTGCTGAAGCAAATGCAATGCTTCATTGTCTTGAGGGATTCTTATTGGGAAACTGCTGTTTGGAATATAAATTTCTTCAAATTCCTTCGCAAGACCGATTATAGGTATATGTGTAAGTTTGTATTCTTTCAAAACATCAACAGCCATGCCTAATTGTCCTTTTCCACCATCAATAACGATAAGATTTGGCTCTTCTCCTAATTTTAATGGAACGATTCTTTCAGTTTCCGCTTCGTTCTTTTTCAGGTGTTCCTCATTGATTCTAATCTTGTCATAATGTTCCTTAAGAGGCATCAATCTTCTCTCAAGAAGTTCCTTCATCATGGCAAAATCGTTAGGTCCTGGAGTGTTCATCTTGAATTTCTTATATTGCTTCTTATTTGGCTTTCCATCTAAAAATGAAACCTTGGAACCAACTGCCAATTTTCCTGAAATGTTAGAGATGTCGTAACCTTCAATCACTCTTGGAAGCTTTTCAAGCTTGAGATACTTCTTAAGCTCAATCATTGAGTTTTCCATCTTTTGCTTTTGATTCTTTATGATATCTGCATTTTTACTTGCCATTCTAACTAATCTTAGTTTATTTCCTTTCTGAGGGACTTTTATAGACACCTTGTTACCCCTTAAGTCGCTTAGCCATTCTTCAATAAGCTTGTCATCATGTATATCCTCTTCGATTAAAATTTCTTTAGGAATGTGCCTGTTTATTCCATAGAATTGCTTGATGAATGCTGAAATGACTTCATCAGAGGTTGTGTGCTGTGAACCGTCCATAAGGAAATCGTCCTTTCCAATGATCTTTCCGTTTCTGATGTTCATCACCACCACAACTGCATTTTGAGTGGTGTATGAGATTGCAATGATGTCTTGGTCAAGCTCGTTGTTCAATTCAACGAATTGCTTGTTCATCACTTCCTCAATGGAACTGATTTGGTCTCTAATGACAGCTGCTTTTTCAAACTCCTGATTTTTAGCAGCTTCTTTCATTTCTGATTCAAGGTCCTTGATTATCTTATTGTACTTTCCTTGGAAGAAAAGGTCTATCTTCTTGATATGCTCATGATATTCCTCTTTTGAAATGCTTCCGTTACACGGAGCGTAACATAAGTCAATCTGACTGTTCAAGCAAGGGCCGTCCATTCTTTTGCAGGTTCTTATTCTAAAGAGCTGCTTAAGGAACTTGACAGTTTGGCGAACTGCAGTAACATCTGTAAAAGGACCATAATATGAACCTTTTTTGCCTATATCCCTTGTAATGACTATTTTTGGAAAATCCTCATCTGTTATTTTTACATAGGGGTACCTTTTATCATCCTTTAAGCTGATGTTATATCTAGGCCTATGCTTTTTGATTAGATTAGCTTCTAAAATAAGTGCCTCTTTTTCAGTATTTGTTACAATGTATTCGAGGCTGTTGAAATGGCTCATCAAGACTTGGGTCTTAGGCCTATCAAGGTTTTTTTGAAAATAGGATCTCACTCTGCTTCTAAGAGATTTTGACTTTCCCACATAGATGATTTCCTCATTCTTGTCCTTCATTATGTAAATTCCAGGCTTTCTAGGAAGTTCATCTGGTGAGTTAACTTTTGTTGACATTTTAATACCTTGATAATTGTTTATTGATTTGATTTTTATTTAGTCTTGATTCTGTTATAATATGCTAATTGTTTTATAATAATATTTTTAATTATTCTTAACTTATAATAATTTTTATTTTTTATAAATCTTTGCCATAATATAAAATAATTCAAATTATTATTTGAAAAATTTTATATAAATTGAAAACATATACTTATATGATTTATTTTAAGGGGGAATCATATGGAAAAATCTGCTTTTAGCACTTTAGAAAAAACTTTTTTGATACTGCTTTCATTGTTTCCATTTATTAATGGAATGACTTTTGTTTATATGGGGTCAAAAGAATCCAATTTTAAATGGATTATTGAAGCTTTAGTCTATGAATTTCCTTGGTTTTTACAATTTTTATTTGCCTATAACGATGACCTTGCCACTACATTTGCAGGTTTTGGAATATTATTCATGTTCATATGCCTTTTAAGAACAGTATATGTCTCTTTCACCTATAAAAAAGAAATTGACAGTAGTTTTAGACCAATGAGGAAAATATCAAGCTCATTTTGGGTAGTGTTTTCTCTAATCATGTTCTTGAACGGTGTAGGGTTAATCATTGTAGGGTATAGAAGAAATGTTCAAAGATGGGTTTTAGAAGGTGCCTTATTTGAATTCCTTTGGATTCTATATTTCGTTACATATAGTATAAATGATGGAATTATAAATTTCTTCATTGCAATAGCTGTGATAGGATGGATATTGTCAATTGCAAGAACAATAATGATTTACTTTGAGGAAAAAAGAATGGATAATCTCTCATTTAGCCCATCACCTCAACCTGTAGTCAGCACACCTGCTCCAGATATCAGTCCAAAGCCAGTTGAAAATGCTGTTGTTGATATTATTCCTGAATTTAAGCCATATAAGGCTCAAATTGATAATCAAAAACAAGCCTTTGATAAAAAAGAAGAGAATATTACTGACTTAATCAATAAACGATTTGAAACTGGAGAATTAGCCCATAATCGGTTTATGTCAGTTATAGATAATTGTCATAAGTTATTTTATCACCAATTCAATTCTGCTACAAGCATTATTGAAATGGCTCCAGAATGCAGTGAAAGATTGGATGAAACCGTTAAGGATAAAATCAGCATCATGGAATCAATCAATGATGAGATGAATAATCTTATAGAAGAGCTTATAATCCATGATAGTGACAATGAAAAATCAGAAGAGGACCTAAAGGAACTCTTTGCAAATATGGATAATCTGATAAATTCAGTAAAGGATTATAAGTAAATAATCCTTTTTTCCTTTTAAAAAATAGTTTTTTGTTTTTTTAATTCTTTAAGCTTTCATTTAAAGTTTCAATCTCTTCTTTTAATTCTTTATTAATTCCTTTCAATTCAATTATCTCTTTTTTAAGTGATTCAAGATCATTGTCTATTTTATAGACTTTGCTATGAACTTCATTGAGATTTTTCTTGTTTGAACTTAAAGTCTCTTTTAAAAGTTCAATGTTATCGTCATTTTCTGTAATGTTGAAGTCTTCATTCATCAATATTCTTCTTGCAAAATATGATACGATAGCTCCTGTAACTGTACTGAATATCAACACTCCAACAATCAATGTTATGAGTCCAATTATCTTTCCAGCACCTGATTGAGGCAATATGTCACCATAACCGACGGTTGTAATTGTTGAAAGTACAAACCATAAGCTGTCAAATAAGCTGTTTATGCTTGGATCAAATAGATATAATCCAAGTGTTGAAGCAAGTACAACAAGCAGGGTAATGCCGAATATTTCATCCAAATGGGTCTTTTTCAAGAAAAAGTCAATTGTTTCAAAAAACTGTGAAAAGAGAGCGATTACCTTAATGAATTTCAAAACCTTGAAGACTCTTAAAAGAGAGTTATTTAAGACAAATGGCAGCATGATCAAATCAAATGGAATTGCAGCTATCAGTTCTGTCCAGTTTTTGATTAAGAAATGCTTCTTGTCATCGCTATCAAAATATCTAGTTAAGAAGTCAATAAATAGAATTATGCATAAAATTGTATCAAAGACAATTATGCTGTAATATAGGTTTGCCCCTACATCTGAAATCAATGTTAGTGTTATCAGGATTAAATCTATTATAATAAATATTGATAAAAAGTAATTAAACTTGCTGTTTTGATAAAAGCTCATGTTTTGCCTCTGATAATTTTTATTTAGCAAAGAATTTAAAAAATTCTAATTCC belongs to Methanobrevibacter ruminantium and includes:
- a CDS encoding 4-phosphopantoate--beta-alanine ligase, giving the protein MIPKTHPRYKSLLLRDKVKNAFKEGYLADSGMIAHGRGETFDYLIGEKTTETAEKACEAAVATILLAENPVLSVNGNTTALAIDEIIELAKATDSKIEINLFYRTPERVEIITRMFKERGWEDILGTNDDELLYIDNLNSPRATASKEGSYIADVMIVPLEDGDRAEVLVQNGKKIICIDLNPLSRTAKMSTISIVDNIVRAVPLMTQIANEFKESGKADDKEFLENIVNNFSNEQNLKDSLASIKLK
- a CDS encoding SseB family protein is translated as MDERVENPELKEIMKTRPEEMNEDQLEAFVDAFMEATFIIPAELNSDVEALEGKTDEEIALDEEIDLEIMKLEDEDGNVLFPIYTDDDELEKLAAEEDFDVFGLVISAEDLAMLLAETEEDDFDGVVINPFHENAVELPLEAIFELYDFEECDDPDCDDPTHNH
- a CDS encoding ion channel, with amino-acid sequence MSFYQNSKFNYFLSIFIIIDLILITLTLISDVGANLYYSIIVFDTILCIILFIDFLTRYFDSDDKKHFLIKNWTELIAAIPFDLIMLPFVLNNSLLRVFKVLKFIKVIALFSQFFETIDFFLKKTHLDEIFGITLLVVLASTLGLYLFDPSINSLFDSLWFVLSTITTVGYGDILPQSGAGKIIGLITLIVGVLIFSTVTGAIVSYFARRILMNEDFNITENDDNIELLKETLSSNKKNLNEVHSKVYKIDNDLESLKKEIIELKGINKELKEEIETLNESLKN
- the uvrC gene encoding excinuclease ABC subunit UvrC, whose translation is MSTKVNSPDELPRKPGIYIMKDKNEEIIYVGKSKSLRSRVRSYFQKNLDRPKTQVLMSHFNSLEYIVTNTEKEALILEANLIKKHRPRYNISLKDDKRYPYVKITDEDFPKIVITRDIGKKGSYYGPFTDVTAVRQTVKFLKQLFRIRTCKRMDGPCLNSQIDLCYAPCNGSISKEEYHEHIKKIDLFFQGKYNKIIKDLESEMKEAAKNQEFEKAAVIRDQISSIEEVMNKQFVELNNELDQDIIAISYTTQNAVVVVMNIRNGKIIGKDDFLMDGSQHTTSDEVISAFIKQFYGINRHIPKEILIEEDIHDDKLIEEWLSDLRGNKVSIKVPQKGNKLRLVRMASKNADIIKNQKQKMENSMIELKKYLKLEKLPRVIEGYDISNISGKLAVGSKVSFLDGKPNKKQYKKFKMNTPGPNDFAMMKELLERRLMPLKEHYDKIRINEEHLKKNEAETERIVPLKLGEEPNLIVIDGGKGQLGMAVDVLKEYKLTHIPIIGLAKEFEEIYIPNSSFPIRIPQDNEALHLLQQVRDESHRFAVTYHRKLRSKKIEESPLDNIVGIGKKRKIEILRHFGDLESIKNASIDEIKEVNGMNEKAANNVYEYFHKETND